The proteins below are encoded in one region of Maribacter aestuarii:
- a CDS encoding vanadium-dependent haloperoxidase has protein sequence MSNVRVIYFLLAILVLSACKKDDDFYNLSNVEIAKTYSSEVVVDWYELIKTLTKETPGFTPPVAARAFGYIGIALYEGVSIGLPNKTSLSGKLNGLQYTIQTEDLEMYHWPAVANAILNQTTLYFYSNTSDERMEAIMDLNNEYTSKYQLELVPEVFEASQVLAKEVADNIIEWSETDGGMNGQFNNFPTDYILPLTASWKPTAPDFSGPLQPYWGTNRPFLLANVDAVQPVAPPIASTDENSLCYERATEVYNVVNNITSEQIKIAEFWSDDPVTTATPPGHSIAIANQLIVENNSNLGEATEIFAKLGIAISDAFISCWKTKYETLYVRPITYINENIDPNWEPILSTPPFPEYTSGHSVQSGALAEVMISFFGENYAFVDRTHEGRTDIDGTPRAYDSFIDMAEEAAVSRLYGGIHYQEAIYLGLEQGYAIGRNVSNLDLDN, from the coding sequence ATGTCAAATGTGCGTGTTATATACTTTTTGCTGGCGATATTAGTACTTAGTGCCTGTAAAAAAGATGACGATTTTTACAATTTATCAAATGTAGAAATCGCTAAAACCTATAGTTCAGAAGTCGTTGTGGATTGGTACGAGCTTATAAAAACTCTGACTAAGGAGACTCCTGGTTTTACGCCTCCAGTAGCAGCAAGAGCCTTTGGATATATAGGAATAGCTTTATATGAAGGCGTGTCGATTGGGCTTCCCAATAAAACATCGCTCTCAGGTAAATTAAACGGTTTACAATACACAATTCAAACCGAAGATTTAGAAATGTATCATTGGCCAGCAGTTGCCAATGCCATATTGAATCAGACTACACTATATTTTTATAGTAATACTTCGGATGAGAGGATGGAGGCTATTATGGATTTAAATAACGAGTATACTTCTAAATATCAATTAGAACTAGTACCTGAAGTTTTTGAAGCATCCCAAGTTTTAGCTAAGGAAGTAGCGGATAATATCATAGAATGGTCCGAGACGGATGGCGGTATGAATGGTCAATTTAATAATTTCCCAACCGATTATATATTGCCTTTAACAGCATCTTGGAAACCTACAGCACCCGATTTCAGCGGCCCCTTGCAGCCTTATTGGGGAACAAATAGACCTTTTTTATTAGCTAATGTTGATGCCGTACAACCAGTTGCACCCCCTATTGCCTCTACAGATGAAAATTCACTCTGTTATGAGCGGGCTACGGAAGTATATAATGTCGTTAATAATATAACTTCTGAACAAATTAAGATAGCTGAATTTTGGTCGGATGACCCTGTTACTACCGCAACCCCTCCTGGACACTCTATTGCCATTGCAAATCAGTTAATCGTTGAGAATAATTCCAATCTCGGAGAAGCAACAGAAATTTTTGCAAAGCTTGGCATTGCAATTTCAGATGCTTTCATTTCCTGTTGGAAGACTAAGTATGAGACTCTTTACGTACGACCAATTACCTATATCAATGAAAATATAGACCCAAATTGGGAGCCAATTTTATCTACCCCTCCTTTTCCAGAGTATACCTCTGGACATTCAGTGCAGTCCGGTGCACTAGCAGAGGTGATGATTTCATTTTTTGGAGAAAATTATGCTTTTGTTGACCGTACCCATGAGGGAAGGACAGATATCGACGGCACGCCGCGTGCCTATGACAGTTTTATAGATATGGCGGAAGAAGCGGCAGTATCAAGACTTTATGGTGGCATTCATTATCAAGAAGCCATTTATCTTGGATTGGAACAAGGGTACGCTATCGGCAGGAATGTTAGTAATTTAGATTTAGACAATTAA
- a CDS encoding enoyl-CoA hydratase/isomerase family protein — translation MGYHNILVKNESAIGLITINRPNKLNALNTETIKELHNAFSSLEKNKEVKVIILTGSGEKAFVAGADILEFADFSVNKGKKLASKGQKLLFDFIENFSKPVIAAVNGFALGGGLELAMACHFRVASDNAKMGLPEVSLGVIPGYGGTQRLPQLIGKGRAMELIMTAGMISTEQAYTYGLVNHVVAQEELLPFCKKMASKICNNSTVAISHAIKAINAGFKNTVNGYEQEIDSFGACFGTDDFAEGTTAFLEKRKADFPGS, via the coding sequence ATGGGTTATCATAATATTCTAGTCAAGAATGAATCTGCAATAGGTTTAATAACCATTAATCGCCCCAATAAATTAAATGCCCTTAATACAGAAACCATTAAGGAATTGCACAACGCCTTCTCAAGTCTAGAAAAAAACAAGGAGGTAAAAGTGATTATACTCACCGGTAGTGGTGAAAAAGCTTTTGTGGCTGGAGCGGATATTTTAGAATTTGCCGATTTTTCGGTTAATAAAGGCAAAAAACTTGCATCCAAAGGACAAAAATTACTTTTCGATTTTATAGAGAACTTCTCAAAACCGGTCATTGCAGCAGTTAATGGCTTCGCTTTGGGTGGTGGTCTGGAACTGGCAATGGCATGTCATTTCAGGGTTGCCAGTGACAATGCTAAAATGGGGCTGCCAGAGGTCTCATTGGGGGTAATCCCTGGTTATGGCGGCACGCAGCGCTTACCACAATTGATAGGCAAGGGCAGGGCTATGGAATTGATCATGACGGCCGGTATGATTTCAACCGAACAGGCATACACCTATGGGTTAGTGAACCATGTAGTCGCCCAAGAAGAACTTCTTCCATTTTGTAAAAAAATGGCAAGCAAAATTTGCAATAACTCAACTGTAGCCATTTCCCATGCAATAAAAGCCATAAATGCGGGTTTTAAGAATACTGTAAACGGTTACGAGCAGGAAATAGATTCGTTTGGCGCTTGTTTTGGTACGGACGACTTTGCCGAAGGTACGACTGCATTTCTTGAAAAACGAAAAGCAGATTTTCCCGGTTCGTAA
- a CDS encoding amidohydrolase: MKFQTSIFWSLTVCILLIASCSGPERQTATLLIHGGPIYTVDSTQAMVEAVATKGDTILFVGTLAEAEQFKTEQTQVIDLKGKTMTPGLIEGHGHFMGLGYNELNLDLMNTTSYQEIVDAVAEEVKKVEPGEWITGRGWHQSKWDEMPSDTVHGFQTHYKLSEVSPNNPVYLRHASGHAGFANAKAMEIAGLEILSKDGIDKFEVEGGEVMRDELGRPTGIFNERAMTLITQHIPESTPEKNVKAFELAVAACHKNGITGFHDAGIGKETIQLYNGMKGADKMKVRMYGMLTGWDKDLLSDWYEKGPMVDPDNLFTIRSVKLNCDGALGSRGAWLLEDYTDRPGHFGHETLPMEFVKETALNGLRNGFQVCSHAIGDRANQEILNRYEAAFTELPELKYDHRFRIEHAQHLHPDDIPRFAELGVIPAMQAVHMSSDRPWAIDRLGEKRIKEGAYMWQALLKSGIPIVNGTDVPVEPLNPIASFYASVSRKTLKGTPENGYEPEQKMTREQALRSYTLDAAYGAFEEDIKGSITVGKMADFTIYNQDLMQVPEEELLKTEIEMTIFDGEVVYDKGD; this comes from the coding sequence ATGAAATTTCAAACTTCTATTTTCTGGAGCCTAACGGTTTGCATACTCCTAATTGCCTCTTGCTCAGGCCCTGAAAGACAAACTGCCACTTTACTTATTCATGGTGGACCCATCTATACTGTAGACTCTACGCAGGCCATGGTAGAGGCTGTGGCAACAAAAGGAGATACTATTCTTTTTGTGGGAACATTAGCAGAAGCGGAGCAGTTTAAGACAGAACAGACCCAAGTCATCGATTTAAAAGGTAAAACCATGACTCCTGGTTTAATTGAAGGTCATGGCCATTTTATGGGATTGGGCTATAACGAACTGAACCTGGATTTAATGAACACGACCAGCTATCAGGAAATAGTGGACGCCGTAGCCGAAGAAGTAAAAAAAGTGGAACCTGGTGAATGGATAACCGGTAGAGGCTGGCACCAAAGCAAGTGGGACGAAATGCCCTCCGATACCGTACATGGATTCCAAACGCACTATAAACTTAGCGAAGTATCCCCCAATAATCCCGTATACCTACGCCACGCAAGTGGTCATGCAGGTTTTGCCAATGCCAAAGCCATGGAGATTGCCGGTCTAGAAATCCTTTCCAAGGACGGCATAGACAAGTTTGAAGTAGAAGGTGGAGAAGTTATGCGCGATGAATTGGGAAGACCCACGGGTATTTTCAATGAACGTGCCATGACACTCATTACTCAACATATCCCCGAGTCTACACCGGAAAAAAATGTTAAAGCTTTTGAACTGGCGGTAGCCGCCTGCCATAAGAATGGGATTACAGGTTTTCATGACGCGGGTATAGGAAAAGAGACGATTCAACTTTACAATGGAATGAAAGGTGCGGACAAAATGAAAGTCCGTATGTATGGCATGCTCACAGGATGGGATAAGGATTTGCTCAGCGATTGGTATGAAAAAGGTCCGATGGTAGACCCCGATAACCTGTTTACCATCCGTTCCGTTAAACTCAATTGCGACGGTGCCCTCGGTTCACGAGGTGCCTGGCTTCTGGAAGATTATACGGATAGACCTGGACATTTTGGACACGAAACCTTACCCATGGAATTCGTGAAAGAAACGGCATTGAACGGATTAAGGAACGGATTCCAAGTTTGTTCCCATGCCATAGGCGACCGTGCCAACCAAGAAATATTGAACCGTTATGAAGCCGCGTTTACCGAACTGCCAGAATTAAAATACGACCATAGATTTCGGATAGAACATGCGCAACATTTACATCCAGATGATATTCCCCGTTTTGCCGAGTTAGGTGTTATTCCTGCAATGCAAGCGGTACATATGTCTTCGGACAGGCCTTGGGCCATTGACCGTCTGGGTGAAAAGCGGATTAAGGAAGGTGCCTATATGTGGCAAGCCCTTTTAAAAAGCGGTATCCCAATCGTAAACGGAACCGATGTGCCCGTGGAACCCTTAAACCCTATTGCAAGTTTTTACGCCAGTGTAAGTCGTAAAACTTTAAAAGGAACACCGGAGAATGGTTATGAACCTGAGCAAAAAATGACTCGGGAACAAGCGTTACGTTCTTATACTTTGGATGCCGCCTACGGTGCTTTTGAGGAAGACATTAAAGGATCTATTACCGTTGGTAAAATGGCAGACTTTACGATTTACAATCAAGATTTGATGCAAGTCCCCGAAGAGGAACTCCTTAAAACTGAGATAGAAATGACCATCTTTGATGGGGAAGTTGTTTATGATAAGGGGGATTGA
- a CDS encoding Gfo/Idh/MocA family protein, producing MQRRKFIKNATAASTAFTIVPSFVLGKTHTPPSDTLYMGAFGVGGRGAGVIQGLNATQKVKFVALCDVDDRRAAETYAAYPDAKQFKDYRKVYDKHLKDIDAIMVATPDHMHASIALPFMRAKKHAYVEKPLTHNINEARLMTNVAKENGIVTQMGNQGASSDGSREAKEWIQSGVIGKVYKVDCWTNRPVWPQGVPVPTGKDPIPKGLDWDLWLGKAEMRDYNDAYLPFKWRGFWDFGTGALGDMGCHIMETPFGVLDLGYPTEAEASCSTNWIGDFVEADYSESCPASSIVRLKFNTEEHGDIALNWYDGGLLPDLPDELKDGETIGDGGGGSIFYGNRGILVCDAYSRNARLLPSSTMKLLTPPSPYLKRIEGDTGGHQRNFVEGCLNGTETSSDFKRSGPLTEAVLMGNLAIKAYQYKKLKEGKKLGDWDPFEYPGRRKILWDGANMKVTNWDLANDWVKGNYRKGWELS from the coding sequence ATGCAGAGAAGAAAATTTATTAAGAATGCCACGGCAGCCTCCACTGCTTTCACCATTGTCCCCAGTTTTGTATTAGGAAAGACGCATACGCCCCCCAGTGATACCCTTTACATGGGAGCTTTTGGAGTTGGTGGACGAGGGGCAGGGGTTATCCAGGGATTGAATGCCACGCAAAAAGTGAAATTCGTAGCCTTATGCGATGTTGATGATAGGCGTGCCGCGGAGACCTATGCGGCATATCCCGATGCAAAGCAATTTAAAGATTACCGAAAAGTATATGATAAACATTTAAAGGATATTGATGCGATTATGGTCGCAACACCAGATCATATGCACGCCTCAATTGCCCTACCATTTATGCGCGCCAAAAAGCACGCTTATGTAGAAAAACCTTTGACACACAATATCAATGAAGCCAGATTAATGACCAATGTGGCCAAAGAAAACGGCATCGTCACCCAAATGGGGAATCAGGGCGCCTCCAGTGATGGCAGTCGCGAGGCAAAGGAATGGATACAGTCCGGAGTAATAGGTAAGGTCTACAAAGTTGATTGTTGGACCAACAGACCCGTATGGCCACAGGGTGTTCCCGTTCCAACCGGTAAGGACCCTATTCCAAAAGGATTGGATTGGGACCTATGGCTGGGTAAAGCTGAGATGCGCGATTATAACGATGCCTATCTCCCTTTTAAATGGCGTGGCTTCTGGGATTTTGGAACCGGCGCTTTGGGCGATATGGGTTGCCATATTATGGAAACACCATTTGGAGTTTTAGATTTAGGCTATCCTACGGAAGCCGAAGCTAGCTGTTCTACCAATTGGATAGGTGATTTTGTAGAGGCAGATTATAGTGAATCGTGCCCCGCCTCCTCAATCGTAAGACTAAAATTCAATACCGAAGAACATGGTGATATTGCCCTGAACTGGTACGATGGTGGATTACTCCCTGATTTACCGGATGAACTAAAAGATGGCGAAACCATTGGTGATGGCGGTGGAGGAAGTATTTTCTATGGTAACCGAGGTATTTTGGTCTGTGACGCTTATTCCAGAAACGCTAGATTGTTGCCTTCCAGCACCATGAAACTTTTGACACCTCCTAGCCCCTACCTAAAAAGGATTGAAGGTGACACTGGTGGACACCAACGAAATTTCGTAGAAGGGTGTTTGAACGGCACGGAAACCTCCTCCGACTTTAAGCGCTCCGGCCCTCTTACCGAAGCTGTACTCATGGGGAACTTGGCCATAAAAGCCTATCAGTACAAAAAACTGAAAGAAGGCAAGAAACTTGGTGATTGGGATCCGTTCGAGTATCCTGGAAGACGCAAAATCCTTTGGGACGGCGCCAATATGAAAGTGACCAATTGGGATTTGGCCAATGATTGGGTAAAAGGAAATTATCGTAAAGGCTGGGAATTAAGCTAG
- a CDS encoding glycosyltransferase, with protein MKVENTTTTPSNFSNENNQEDKNLKRFHFFKTIKTFLATANAWGVFVMGSTFVLMLASIYVVYVLQTDFEQFRADRISSTFGLTFMIIATGLFVFKAGFFLYTLYRYFRYKAINSVSDDDLPTVTVIVPAYNEGKQVWATLMSLAESDFPKEKLQLLSIDDGSKDDTWHWMKDAKKQLGDRVSIYQQPNNKGKRHALYRGFNEGTGEIFVTVDSDSIVKKDTLRNLVSPFIANEKCGAVAGNIRVLNNEQALLPKMLDVSFVLSFEFVRSAESSLNTVLCTPGALAAYRASAVFACLPEWINQTFMGQPSDIGEDRAMTNMILKQGYHVLFQRNAYAYTNVPEKYKGLYKMFIRWGRSNVRENIQMSKYVFKNFREGNKAGVRLLFFSQATKIVMSYPFMIFMFFFVLTHPLLFLSSTLLSILVLSTFPVIFYAKRYNFQESFWAYSYSILYTFGLFWITPYAIATANRRGWLTRGLAEKK; from the coding sequence ATGAAGGTTGAAAATACTACCACAACACCATCCAATTTTTCGAACGAAAACAACCAGGAAGATAAAAATCTTAAAAGGTTCCATTTTTTTAAGACGATAAAGACGTTCTTAGCTACCGCCAATGCCTGGGGGGTGTTTGTTATGGGAAGTACTTTTGTACTAATGCTTGCCTCTATTTACGTCGTTTACGTATTGCAAACGGACTTTGAACAGTTCCGAGCGGATCGTATTAGCAGTACTTTTGGGTTAACCTTTATGATTATAGCGACAGGTTTGTTCGTTTTTAAGGCAGGGTTCTTCTTGTATACTCTTTACAGGTATTTCCGTTACAAGGCCATTAATTCTGTAAGCGATGACGATTTACCGACAGTAACGGTTATCGTTCCCGCGTATAATGAAGGGAAACAGGTTTGGGCCACGTTGATGAGCTTGGCGGAGAGTGATTTTCCTAAAGAAAAACTACAACTTCTTTCTATTGATGATGGTAGTAAAGATGATACATGGCATTGGATGAAGGATGCTAAAAAACAATTAGGGGATCGTGTTTCAATCTATCAACAGCCTAATAATAAAGGAAAACGTCATGCGTTGTACCGTGGATTTAATGAGGGTACAGGTGAGATTTTTGTAACGGTCGATAGTGATTCGATCGTAAAAAAAGATACGTTACGTAATTTGGTAAGTCCGTTCATCGCCAATGAGAAATGTGGTGCGGTTGCCGGTAACATTCGTGTGCTTAACAATGAGCAAGCGTTACTGCCCAAAATGTTGGACGTAAGTTTCGTATTGAGTTTTGAATTTGTGCGTTCTGCAGAAAGTAGTCTGAATACGGTACTTTGTACACCAGGGGCATTGGCTGCCTACCGCGCTAGTGCTGTTTTCGCATGTCTTCCGGAATGGATCAATCAAACTTTTATGGGACAACCTTCTGACATTGGTGAAGATCGCGCCATGACAAATATGATTTTAAAACAAGGGTACCACGTTTTGTTCCAAAGAAATGCCTACGCGTATACCAATGTGCCAGAAAAGTATAAAGGGCTTTACAAAATGTTTATAAGATGGGGTAGAAGTAATGTGCGTGAGAATATTCAAATGTCAAAATATGTCTTTAAGAATTTCAGGGAAGGCAATAAGGCCGGAGTTAGATTATTGTTCTTTAGTCAAGCAACCAAAATTGTCATGAGTTATCCATTCATGATATTCATGTTTTTCTTTGTTCTTACGCATCCTTTACTATTCTTAAGTTCAACCTTACTGAGTATTTTGGTTTTGTCAACGTTTCCTGTAATCTTTTATGCGAAACGCTATAATTTTCAGGAGTCTTTCTGGGCGTATTCCTATAGTATTCTATACACATTTGGTCTATTCTGGATAACCCCCTACGCCATTGCAACTGCCAATAGGAGGGGTTGGTTGACCAGAGGATTAGCAGAAAAGAAATAA
- a CDS encoding HD domain-containing protein — translation MTDAELVEETITFVKETLQHAEGGHDWFHIQRVFNNTMLIAREEKVDILVVSLGALLHDIADAKFHDGDESIGPEMATNFLSSLKVPKKLIKHVVNIINNISYKSGLDDGKRKKKRFNSKELQVVQDADRLDAMGAIGIARAFNYGGFKNRTLYDPNIPPNLKMTKEAYKKSTSPTINHFYEKLLLLKDKMNTKTGKKLAQERHEYMLKYLEQFYKEWNPLSVPVKV, via the coding sequence ATGACCGATGCCGAACTTGTAGAAGAGACCATAACCTTCGTAAAAGAAACACTGCAACATGCCGAAGGCGGGCATGATTGGTTTCACATTCAACGTGTTTTTAACAACACCATGCTAATAGCCAGGGAAGAGAAGGTAGATATACTCGTGGTTAGTTTAGGGGCACTTTTACATGATATCGCCGATGCCAAATTCCATGACGGAGATGAATCCATAGGTCCAGAAATGGCCACTAATTTTTTGAGTTCATTAAAGGTACCCAAGAAATTAATAAAGCATGTAGTGAATATTATCAACAACATTTCCTATAAATCTGGTCTGGACGATGGGAAGAGAAAAAAGAAACGGTTCAATTCCAAAGAACTTCAGGTAGTCCAAGATGCGGATCGTTTGGACGCAATGGGCGCAATTGGTATTGCAAGGGCTTTCAACTATGGGGGTTTCAAGAACAGGACGCTTTATGACCCCAATATTCCTCCCAATCTTAAGATGACCAAGGAAGCTTATAAGAAATCAACCTCCCCGACTATAAATCATTTTTACGAAAAGTTGCTACTGTTGAAGGACAAAATGAATACTAAAACCGGGAAGAAATTAGCACAGGAACGCCATGAATATATGCTAAAATACTTGGAACAATTTTATAAAGAATGGAATCCGTTGAGTGTTCCCGTTAAGGTCTAA
- a CDS encoding lysophospholipid acyltransferase family protein, translating into MQKMLSYIVTPIFFVAFGACLLFFHPIQWLGLRLFGYAGLKKTVSVLNWCLMRCTNILGTTYRFTNPYTIPTNRPLIIVTNHQSMYDIPPIIWHMRKHHPKFVSKKELGRGIPSVSHNLRHGGSVLIDRKDGKSALMEIGKLGTYIEKHNRSAVIFPEGTRSRDGYPKPFKPMGLKMLLKKAPTALIVPISINNSWKLVRYGKFPMGLGAKVSFDVHEPIENKGDADALIHRTEKAVNSGINSFK; encoded by the coding sequence ATGCAGAAAATGCTCTCCTATATCGTTACGCCTATTTTCTTTGTAGCTTTTGGAGCCTGCCTTCTTTTCTTTCATCCAATACAATGGCTAGGTTTACGGCTATTTGGTTATGCTGGACTTAAAAAAACCGTTAGTGTTCTTAATTGGTGTCTCATGCGATGCACCAATATTCTGGGCACAACTTATAGATTTACCAATCCCTATACCATTCCAACTAATCGACCCTTGATCATCGTTACCAATCATCAAAGTATGTACGATATTCCACCCATAATTTGGCATATGAGAAAACACCATCCCAAATTCGTAAGTAAGAAAGAATTGGGAAGGGGAATACCCAGTGTTTCCCATAATCTTCGCCACGGCGGATCTGTTTTAATCGATAGGAAAGATGGTAAGAGTGCCCTAATGGAAATAGGGAAATTAGGTACATATATCGAAAAGCATAACAGGAGCGCGGTAATATTTCCGGAAGGAACCCGCAGCCGTGACGGATATCCCAAACCTTTTAAACCCATGGGGCTTAAAATGTTATTGAAAAAAGCACCCACCGCCCTTATTGTACCCATTAGCATCAACAACTCCTGGAAATTGGTACGTTACGGGAAATTTCCCATGGGATTGGGCGCCAAAGTATCTTTTGACGTACACGAACCTATAGAAAACAAAGGGGATGCAGATGCACTTATCCATAGAACCGAAAAAGCTGTAAACTCAGGAATAAATTCTTTTAAATGA
- a CDS encoding BrxA/BrxB family bacilliredoxin yields MYPAELVKPMRDDLASAGFEELYTAEAVEKAIKKDGTTLVVVNSVCGCAAANARPAAKMSLQNEKTPDHTVTVFAGVDTDAVNAARNLMVPFPPSSPSMALFKDGELVHMIERHHIEGRPAELIAENLVQAYNEFC; encoded by the coding sequence ATGTATCCTGCGGAATTAGTAAAACCTATGAGAGATGACTTGGCTTCTGCCGGGTTTGAAGAATTATATACGGCCGAGGCGGTAGAGAAAGCTATAAAAAAAGATGGTACTACCTTAGTGGTGGTTAATTCTGTCTGTGGCTGTGCTGCGGCCAATGCACGACCGGCGGCTAAAATGAGTTTACAAAACGAGAAAACTCCAGACCATACCGTCACAGTCTTTGCCGGCGTTGACACAGATGCCGTGAACGCTGCTAGAAACCTTATGGTTCCATTTCCTCCATCATCGCCATCAATGGCTTTGTTTAAAGATGGCGAACTAGTTCACATGATAGAACGTCACCACATTGAAGGGCGTCCTGCGGAATTGATTGCAGAGAACTTGGTGCAGGCCTATAACGAGTTTTGTTAA
- a CDS encoding TerB family tellurite resistance protein gives MIKWVGALIGFFLRGLSGAILGFFAGSVLDGLFGSNNQGARTVFSDFTRQSVSPADFELNLLSLCSIVIKADGQVSQSEMDYVRQYFVSTYGKEKANAIFRTFNEINKKREISAQHICNFLTQRTRYEVRLQLLHFLFGIAQADGRVTNPEINKIREIARYLRVSLSDFESIMAMFIKSADNAYKILEIEKSASNEEVKKAYRTMAKKYHPDRVNTQNEAIKNGAEEKFKQVQLAYETIQKERGIG, from the coding sequence ATGATAAAATGGGTTGGGGCCTTAATTGGCTTTTTTTTGAGAGGACTTTCAGGAGCTATATTGGGTTTTTTTGCGGGAAGCGTTTTAGACGGATTATTTGGTTCAAATAATCAGGGTGCTAGAACGGTTTTCAGTGATTTTACTAGACAATCTGTCTCACCGGCCGATTTTGAATTGAATTTATTGTCGCTTTGTTCTATCGTAATTAAGGCGGACGGGCAAGTGAGCCAATCCGAAATGGATTACGTAAGGCAATATTTTGTAAGCACTTACGGTAAGGAAAAGGCGAATGCCATTTTTAGGACGTTCAATGAAATCAATAAGAAAAGGGAGATTTCTGCACAGCATATCTGTAATTTCCTTACGCAACGGACCCGATACGAAGTTCGGTTGCAATTACTCCATTTTTTATTTGGGATAGCGCAAGCAGATGGCAGGGTTACTAACCCAGAAATAAACAAGATTAGGGAAATTGCCAGGTACTTAAGAGTATCCCTCAGTGATTTTGAGAGCATAATGGCCATGTTCATAAAATCTGCCGATAATGCTTATAAAATTTTGGAAATAGAGAAGTCTGCCTCCAATGAAGAAGTAAAAAAAGCATATAGGACAATGGCGAAAAAGTACCACCCAGATCGTGTAAATACGCAAAATGAGGCCATTAAAAATGGAGCCGAAGAGAAGTTTAAACAGGTGCAATTGGCTTATGAGACCATTCAGAAGGAACGTGGAATCGGTTAA
- a CDS encoding HupE/UreJ family protein translates to MQEFWFYIKLGLDHVLDFGAYDHILFLSALAIPFTFNQWKKVLILATVFTVTHCLSLMLSVYEIVLMDVSLIEFLIPVTIALTAIFNIAYQNMLQAKKTIALHSIATAFFGLIHGFGFSNYFKMLVAGEEEKIIPLIGFATGIEVSQVIIVLSILILTYVSLSVFKIKQAIFIWVASAIVLLITIPMLYQTFPW, encoded by the coding sequence ATGCAAGAATTTTGGTTTTATATAAAATTAGGATTGGACCATGTGCTGGATTTTGGTGCCTATGACCATATACTTTTCCTTTCTGCCTTGGCGATACCTTTTACCTTTAATCAGTGGAAAAAAGTATTGATCTTAGCCACTGTTTTTACCGTTACCCATTGCCTGTCTTTGATGCTTTCGGTCTATGAGATAGTTTTAATGGATGTTTCCTTGATCGAGTTCTTAATTCCTGTGACGATTGCCTTAACCGCAATTTTTAATATAGCATACCAAAACATGCTTCAGGCAAAAAAAACGATTGCTCTGCATAGTATAGCCACTGCCTTTTTCGGACTTATCCATGGTTTCGGTTTTTCCAATTATTTTAAGATGTTAGTGGCAGGGGAAGAGGAAAAGATAATACCATTAATTGGTTTTGCCACGGGCATTGAAGTGTCGCAAGTAATTATCGTTTTATCCATTTTGATTTTGACTTACGTTTCGCTGTCCGTATTCAAGATTAAGCAGGCTATTTTTATTTGGGTCGCCAGTGCAATTGTCCTGTTGATTACAATACCGATGTTGTATCAAACGTTTCCATGGTAG
- a CDS encoding deoxycytidylate deaminase, translating into MKKSKQEKYDKAYLRMAQEWGKLSYCERKQVGAIIVKGRMIISDGYNGTPTGFENYCEDEEGYTKWYVLHAEANAILKVASSTQSCQGATLYITLSPCRECSKLIHQSGIKRVVYQVAYKDDSGLKFLEKAGVELMHMSKIGA; encoded by the coding sequence TTGAAGAAATCCAAACAAGAAAAATACGATAAAGCCTATCTTCGCATGGCGCAAGAGTGGGGTAAACTCTCGTATTGCGAACGCAAGCAAGTGGGGGCCATTATTGTTAAGGGTCGCATGATTATTTCGGACGGCTATAACGGTACCCCAACCGGGTTCGAAAATTACTGTGAGGATGAAGAAGGGTATACTAAATGGTACGTTCTACATGCGGAAGCTAACGCCATTTTAAAAGTTGCCTCCTCTACTCAATCCTGTCAGGGAGCTACTTTGTACATAACCCTGTCCCCGTGTAGAGAATGTAGTAAGCTCATACATCAATCTGGCATAAAACGTGTTGTTTATCAAGTAGCCTACAAGGATGACTCCGGATTGAAGTTTTTGGAGAAGGCCGGAGTTGAATTAATGCATATGTCTAAGATAGGGGCATAA